In Actinoplanes octamycinicus, the genomic window GTCGGCGATCAGGACGGCGCGGGCGGCCGCCTGCACGGCGTCGGGGGAGAACCCGGACAGCACCGTGACGGCCGGGCGATGATCGGCGGCTACCGGTGCGGCGGAGGTGCTCGGATCAATGCTCACACCCCCATCTTGTTGGAAATGGTTTTCATTGTAAAGTCGGCGCATGCCCTTCATCTGTGACGTGACCGGCGCCCAGCCGACCTTCGGCAACGCCGTGTCCTTCTCGCACCGCCGCACCCGGCGCCGCTGGAACCCGAATGTCCAGCGCCGGCGCTTCCGCCTGACGGACGGTTCGACGGTGCGCCTGACCGTCAGCACCACGGGTCTGAAGATCATCGACAGGGACGGCATCGACGCGGTGATGGCCCGCGTCCGCGCCCGGAAGGCGACCCGCTGATGGCCAAGAGCACCGACCTCCGGCCCGTCATCAAGCTGCGCAGCACCGCCGGGACCGGCTACGCCTACGTCACCCGCAAGAACCGCCGCACCAGCCCCGATCGGCTCGTGCTGCGCAAATACGATCCGATCGAGCGCCGGCACGTCGACTTCCGGGAGGACCGCTGATCTACCGCCGCGGCCGCACCGTCCCGGTCGCGGTCTCCTGCGGCGCGCTGTGCGGCACCTGGTGGTCTACCGGGCGGCGACCGTCTGCAAGGTGTCGACCCGGGCCTCCACCAGGTCGCCGCAGGAGGGGCAGTTGCCCGAGGCGAACAGGCGTTTCACCCCGCGACCGAGGTCCTTCGGGTAGACGTCCATGACGGCCACCCGGTCGGTGCGGCACGGCAGGCAGGTCAGATAGCCGGAGATCGTTCGTTGGCTCATGCCGCCGATCAGAACCCGATCGATCGCGCGTCCTACGGACATCCTGTCCGACCGGAGCGGCTCCTATCGATCTCTCACAACCATCCGGCGCGGCGGAGCAGCCAGTAGAGGACGGTGACGCCGAGCAGGATCGACAGCATGGCGCCGGCGTAGCCGTGCCGCCAGGCCAGTTCCGGCATGATCGCGAAGTTCATGCCGTAGACGCCGCCGACCACGGTGGGGACCGCGGCGATCGCGGCCCACGAGGCGATCTTGCGCATGTCGTTGTTCTGGTCGACGGTCACCTGGGTTAGGCGGGCCTGCAGCAGCGCGTTGACCACCTCGTCGAAGCCGATCACCTGCTCCATGACGGCGGTGTGCTGGTCGGCGACGTCCTGGAAATAGCTGCGGATGCCTCGGGGCGGGCCGGTGAGCCGCTTGTCGAGCAGGGCGAGCATCGCCCGGTGCAGCGGGACCACGGCCGCCTTGAACCGCATCAGCTGGCGCTTGAGCTGGTAGAGCTGCTCCACCGAGACCGGGGTGCCGGCCGCGAAGACGGCCGCCTCGGTCAGGTCGAGGTCGGCCTGCATGGCGGCCGCGATGTCGGCGTAGGCGTCGACGAGGTGATCCAGGAGGGCGTGCACGACCGACCACGGGCCCCGGGCCAGCAGTTCCGGCTCCGTACTGAGGCGGGCGCGCAGCGCGCCGAACTCCATCACGCTGCCCTGGCCGACCGTGACGACGAAGTGCGGGCCGACGAAGACCCGGACGAAACCGGCCGTGATCCGTTCGCGGTCGTCGTACCGGGCGGCGCGGACGACGAGGAACGCGACCTCCTCGTACCGCTCGAATTTGATCCGTTGCTCGCGGTGCAGCACGTCCTCGACCGCCAGCGGGTGCAGGCCGAAGATGCCGGCGACGCGGGTGAGCGCGGCCTCGGTCGGCTCGTGCATGCCGAGCCAGACGAACCCGCCGTCGTGCTCCCGGGCCCGCTCGTGCAACTGCCGCAGGTCCGCGGCCGAGCCCGGACTCTGCACGGTGACACCGTCGACCACCAGGTCACATCCGACGATCCCGGTGTGGTCGGCCCGTCGCTGACCGGGCGGAGGCGCTTGCCGGGCACGCCGGACGTCCAAGATTGCCACCTCCCGGTCGCAGCCTACTGCGACCCGGAGCGGGGTGCGGTCCGGCGGTGATCCGCTGTTTGTCCTGGTGAACGGCGGGTACGCCGTGATCATGGCGGAAACGAGCGATGGCGTGCTGGCGCGCCGCACACTGGTGGTCCTCGGGGTCACCCTGGCTGTATTGGCGACGCTGTTCCTCGCTCAGGAGACGCGGCGCGTGCTCACCTGGATCGTGATCGCCGCGTTCTTCGCCGTGGCGCTGCATCCGGCGGTCAACTGGATGACCCGCAAAGTCACCTTCTGCAAGCGCTGGCTGGCGACGCTGCTGGTGTTCACCACCGCCGTCGTCCTGCTGGCCGGCCTGGTCACCCTGTTCGTGGTGCCGCTGGCCCGGCAGGGCAGCCAGGTGATCACCGACTTTCCCAAGATCGTCGAGGACGCCCGCAACGGGCGCGGTCCGGCCGGGCCGCTGCTGGAACGATTCCACGTGGTGGAGTACGCGCAGCACAACGCGGGCAAGTTCCGGGAGTACGCCACCGGGCTCGGTGCCCCGACGCTGATGTTCGTGCGCTCGATCGCCACCGGCATCGCCGGGCTTGTGACGATCTTCGTACTGTCCTATCTGATGGTGCTGGAAGCCCCGAAGATCGTGGACGGGTTCCTCGCCCTGTTCGAGCCGCGACGGGCCGAGCACATCCGCCGGGTGGGTCACGACTGCGCCAAGACGATCACCGGGTACATCACTGGCAACCTGCTGATCAGTGTCATCTGCGGCGCCCTCACCTTCGGCGTGCTCGCTGTCATGGGTGTGCCGTACGCCGGTCTGATCGCGCTGTTCGTCGGCCTGGCCGACCTCATCCCGCTGGTCGGCGCCACGCTGGGCGCGGTGATCGCCACCGTCGCGGCGTTCGTCGAGTCGACCAC contains:
- a CDS encoding magnesium and cobalt transport protein CorA gives rise to the protein MDVRRARQAPPPGQRRADHTGIVGCDLVVDGVTVQSPGSAADLRQLHERAREHDGGFVWLGMHEPTEAALTRVAGIFGLHPLAVEDVLHREQRIKFERYEEVAFLVVRAARYDDRERITAGFVRVFVGPHFVVTVGQGSVMEFGALRARLSTEPELLARGPWSVVHALLDHLVDAYADIAAAMQADLDLTEAAVFAAGTPVSVEQLYQLKRQLMRFKAAVVPLHRAMLALLDKRLTGPPRGIRSYFQDVADQHTAVMEQVIGFDEVVNALLQARLTQVTVDQNNDMRKIASWAAIAAVPTVVGGVYGMNFAIMPELAWRHGYAGAMLSILLGVTVLYWLLRRAGWL
- a CDS encoding AI-2E family transporter translates to MAETSDGVLARRTLVVLGVTLAVLATLFLAQETRRVLTWIVIAAFFAVALHPAVNWMTRKVTFCKRWLATLLVFTTAVVLLAGLVTLFVVPLARQGSQVITDFPKIVEDARNGRGPAGPLLERFHVVEYAQHNAGKFREYATGLGAPTLMFVRSIATGIAGLVTIFVLSYLMVLEAPKIVDGFLALFEPRRAEHIRRVGHDCAKTITGYITGNLLISVICGALTFGVLAVMGVPYAGLIALFVGLADLIPLVGATLGAVIATVAAFVESTTAGIVVLVFFVLYQQLENHLLQPMIFARTVKLNPLTVLIAILLAVELAGILGALLAIPVAGILQIIARDVWDTRRGRPKATPTVGEERIPVSAAHDADSDAAHRSAAADVRAAYVAGAGAGQLPTAESPMRAADAGRR
- the rpmG gene encoding 50S ribosomal protein L33; its protein translation is MAKSTDLRPVIKLRSTAGTGYAYVTRKNRRTSPDRLVLRKYDPIERRHVDFREDR
- the rpmB gene encoding 50S ribosomal protein L28; protein product: MPFICDVTGAQPTFGNAVSFSHRRTRRRWNPNVQRRRFRLTDGSTVRLTVSTTGLKIIDRDGIDAVMARVRARKATR